The proteins below are encoded in one region of Pacificitalea manganoxidans:
- a CDS encoding peptidoglycan-binding domain-containing protein: MTHRFFTLATIIFLAFGPVAAAADVALVVGQAGTDRRGLFGGDDRPDVSRELNRAGFEVISTDTEDGADIRAGLSALLEELPDHDRVLVFLTGSFAHSEGGGSWLLSDASGGDDLAQVGGEAVALDVITEIMATRPGAAVLVLGAKTAREDPGLGLEAGIGTFEIPQGVTVLRGASLAAANFTIGDLLKRGQALQASVNADEAIRAEGFLPQKMAFLPAPVVSQTTPTQTRPDPGAAAQVERAVWEASRSQDTADAYRSYLSRYPQGAFAVEARRRVGEIEAEPNRQARLTEEDLKLTRDQRRQIQRQLTILQYEPRGIDGIFGPGTRGAITRFQTRNGFPQSGYLSGTQIARLALQAERRSAELEAEAERRRLAQERQDRAYWEATGSVGDEAGLRTYVKKYPDGLYASVAKKQLDIIEEEKRQEARAQDRSAWDQAEEGDNIRAYRNYLTAFPEGAFAEAAEQRINDLEAADSDETRVAQAEEEALNLNRITRTLIERRLGQLGLEPGNADGNFSEETRRAIRRFQSAREIQVTGYMNEETVVRMLSDAAGSVLR; encoded by the coding sequence ATGACCCACCGATTTTTCACCCTTGCCACAATTATCTTTCTGGCTTTCGGGCCTGTCGCCGCTGCGGCGGATGTGGCGCTTGTCGTCGGGCAGGCCGGCACGGACCGGCGGGGGCTGTTCGGGGGCGATGATCGGCCCGACGTTTCACGTGAACTCAACCGCGCCGGGTTCGAGGTGATTTCCACGGATACCGAAGACGGCGCCGACATCCGCGCGGGTTTGTCCGCACTGCTGGAGGAACTGCCCGATCATGATCGGGTGCTTGTGTTCCTAACCGGCAGTTTCGCGCATTCCGAAGGCGGCGGATCGTGGCTGTTGTCCGATGCGTCTGGTGGGGATGATCTGGCCCAAGTGGGGGGCGAGGCTGTCGCGCTGGATGTCATTACCGAAATCATGGCCACCCGTCCGGGGGCGGCGGTGCTGGTGCTGGGGGCCAAGACCGCGCGCGAAGATCCGGGTCTGGGACTGGAGGCGGGGATCGGCACGTTTGAGATCCCCCAAGGTGTCACGGTGCTGCGCGGCGCATCTCTGGCGGCGGCCAATTTCACCATCGGGGACCTGTTGAAGCGCGGGCAGGCGCTTCAGGCCTCGGTCAATGCTGACGAGGCCATCCGCGCCGAAGGTTTTCTGCCGCAGAAAATGGCATTCTTGCCTGCGCCTGTCGTGAGCCAGACGACGCCCACGCAAACTCGCCCCGATCCGGGTGCCGCCGCACAGGTGGAACGTGCGGTATGGGAGGCGAGCCGCTCGCAAGACACGGCTGACGCCTATCGCAGCTATCTGTCGCGCTACCCGCAAGGCGCATTTGCCGTGGAGGCTCGCCGCCGGGTGGGTGAAATCGAGGCGGAGCCGAACCGGCAGGCCCGATTGACGGAGGAGGATCTGAAACTCACCCGCGACCAGCGGCGCCAGATCCAGCGGCAACTGACGATCCTGCAATATGAGCCGCGCGGGATCGACGGTATCTTTGGCCCCGGCACCCGTGGCGCGATCACCCGTTTTCAGACCCGCAATGGCTTCCCGCAGAGCGGCTACCTGAGCGGCACGCAGATTGCGCGGCTTGCGCTTCAAGCGGAGCGCCGGTCCGCCGAGTTGGAAGCGGAAGCCGAGCGGCGTCGCTTGGCTCAGGAACGCCAGGACCGCGCCTATTGGGAAGCCACGGGATCGGTCGGCGACGAGGCCGGGCTGCGCACTTATGTAAAGAAATACCCCGACGGGCTTTATGCCTCGGTCGCCAAGAAGCAACTCGACATCATCGAGGAGGAGAAGCGACAGGAAGCGCGGGCGCAGGATCGCTCCGCTTGGGATCAGGCCGAGGAAGGCGACAACATCCGCGCCTATCGCAACTATCTGACCGCCTTCCCCGAAGGGGCGTTTGCCGAGGCCGCCGAGCAGCGCATCAACGATCTGGAAGCCGCCGACAGCGACGAAACCCGCGTGGCGCAGGCCGAGGAGGAGGCGCTGAACCTCAATCGCATCACCCGCACCCTGATCGAGCGGCGGCTAGGCCAGCTGGGGCTTGAGCCCGGCAATGCGGATGGCAATTTCTCGGAGGAGACACGCCGGGCAATTCGCCGTTTCCAATCCGCGCGGGAAATTCAGGTGACGGGGTATATGAACGAGGAAACCGTAGTGCGCATGCTGTCAGACGCCGCAGGCTCCGTGTTGCGCTGA
- a CDS encoding complex I NDUFA9 subunit family protein, whose product MSKLVTIYGGSGFVGRYIARRMAKNGWRVRVACRRPNHAGFVRTYGTVGQVEPILCNIRDEASVRQALVGADAVINCVGILTENGKNKFAAVQAEGAGRVAQLAAAEGVETFVQISAIGADADSDSAYARTKAQGEAAVLDAFPNAVILRPSIVFGPEDEFFNRFASMSRLGPILPVVGADTKFQPVHVDDVARAAEMAALGQAAPGIYELGGPDVDTFRELMENMLGEIRRRRLIVNQPFWLARLIAGGFDLLETLTLGLFHNSVLTRDQVRNLSRDNVVSEGARGFADLGITPISMEAVLPDYLWRYRPSGQYAAVKESAQNLRS is encoded by the coding sequence ATGTCCAAGCTCGTCACCATCTACGGCGGTTCCGGGTTCGTCGGCCGCTATATCGCACGCCGCATGGCCAAGAACGGCTGGCGCGTCCGCGTGGCCTGCCGCCGCCCGAACCACGCAGGCTTTGTGCGCACCTACGGCACCGTCGGTCAGGTGGAACCCATCCTGTGCAACATTCGCGATGAGGCCTCCGTGCGTCAGGCGCTGGTCGGCGCGGACGCTGTGATCAATTGCGTGGGTATTCTGACCGAAAACGGCAAGAACAAATTTGCCGCCGTGCAGGCCGAAGGCGCAGGCCGCGTGGCACAGCTGGCCGCGGCAGAAGGTGTCGAAACGTTTGTTCAGATCTCCGCCATCGGCGCCGATGCCGACAGCGACAGCGCCTATGCCCGGACCAAGGCGCAGGGCGAGGCCGCTGTGCTGGACGCGTTCCCGAATGCCGTGATCCTGCGGCCGTCCATCGTGTTCGGCCCGGAAGACGAATTCTTTAACCGGTTTGCGTCCATGTCCCGACTGGGACCGATCCTGCCGGTCGTCGGGGCAGATACGAAATTCCAGCCGGTTCATGTGGACGATGTCGCGCGTGCCGCGGAAATGGCCGCTCTGGGCCAAGCCGCGCCGGGCATCTACGAACTGGGCGGGCCGGATGTCGACACGTTCCGCGAACTGATGGAAAACATGCTGGGCGAAATTCGTCGTCGTCGTCTGATCGTCAATCAGCCGTTTTGGCTGGCACGGCTGATCGCAGGCGGCTTCGACCTGCTGGAAACGCTGACGCTGGGCCTGTTCCACAACAGCGTGCTGACCCGCGATCAGGTGCGCAATCTAAGCCGCGACAACGTTGTGAGCGAGGGCGCGCGCGGCTTTGCCGATCTGGGGATCACGCCGATCTCGATGGAAGCGGTGTTGCCGGATTACCTGTGGCGCTACCGTCCTTCGGGGCAGTATGCGGCGGTCAAGGAATCGGCGCAGAACCTGCGTAGCTGA
- the glpD gene encoding glycerol-3-phosphate dehydrogenase: protein MPADPATEPAVPAKAGAPYDLFIIGGGINGCGIARDAAGRGLRVGLAEMGDLAQATSSASTKLFHGGLRYLEFFEFRLVREALIERETLLRAMPHISWPMRFVLPYHPDMRFEGENPASRLLRRVMPWREGRRPAWMIRFGLFLYDTLGGRKILPGTRTLDLTRAPEGAVLEDRFAKAYEYSDCWVQDSRLVVLNARDAAARGARIMTRAKVQSARREGGVWVIDIDTADGPEQVTARALVNAGGPWVGDIIHGTIGLNSSEGVRLVRGSHIVTRRLFEHDKAYFFQGTDGRIIFAIPYEEDFTLIGTTDSDHDGDPAQAECTPEERDYLCRFASEYFRTPVTPDDVVWTYSGVRPLYDDGAKSATAATREYVLSLDAGDGAALLNVFGGKITTYRRLAEAALRKLAPHLPQVGSPWTAGAPLPGGNFPVDAVAPLTRALQADYPFLTPAWARRMMRAYGLEAREILGKARVAEDLGEHYGGTLTEAELSWLIRREWARTADDVLWRRSKLGLRLTDAEIDALHARMAQSGTAPV from the coding sequence ATGCCCGCTGATCCCGCCACTGAGCCTGCCGTGCCCGCCAAGGCCGGTGCCCCTTATGATCTGTTCATTATCGGGGGTGGCATCAACGGGTGCGGGATTGCGCGGGACGCGGCAGGGCGCGGCTTGCGCGTCGGGCTGGCAGAGATGGGGGATCTGGCGCAGGCGACATCGTCGGCCTCGACCAAGCTGTTTCACGGCGGGCTGCGCTACCTAGAGTTTTTCGAGTTCCGACTGGTGCGAGAGGCACTGATCGAGCGGGAGACGCTGCTGCGGGCCATGCCGCATATCAGCTGGCCCATGCGATTCGTGCTGCCCTATCATCCCGATATGCGGTTCGAGGGGGAAAACCCGGCGTCCCGATTGCTGCGCCGGGTCATGCCGTGGAGGGAAGGCCGACGTCCGGCATGGATGATCCGGTTCGGGCTCTTTCTCTATGATACGCTTGGCGGGCGAAAGATCCTGCCGGGCACGCGCACGCTGGATCTGACGCGGGCGCCGGAGGGCGCGGTGCTCGAAGATCGTTTTGCGAAGGCCTACGAATATTCCGACTGCTGGGTGCAGGATTCCCGGCTGGTCGTGCTCAATGCGCGGGATGCCGCCGCGCGGGGCGCACGCATCATGACCCGGGCCAAGGTTCAATCCGCCCGGCGCGAGGGCGGGGTGTGGGTCATCGACATCGACACGGCCGACGGGCCCGAACAGGTCACCGCGCGTGCGCTCGTCAATGCGGGCGGGCCATGGGTGGGCGACATTATTCACGGCACGATCGGGCTGAACAGTTCCGAAGGCGTGCGGCTGGTGCGTGGGAGCCATATCGTGACCCGCAGGCTTTTTGAGCATGACAAGGCGTATTTCTTCCAAGGCACGGACGGGCGGATCATCTTTGCCATCCCTTACGAGGAAGATTTCACGCTGATCGGCACCACCGATTCGGATCACGACGGGGATCCGGCTCAGGCGGAATGCACCCCGGAAGAGCGCGATTACCTGTGTCGGTTCGCGTCCGAGTATTTCAGAACGCCCGTGACGCCCGACGATGTGGTCTGGACCTATTCCGGCGTGCGGCCGCTTTATGATGACGGGGCCAAATCCGCGACCGCCGCGACCCGCGAATATGTGCTGTCGCTTGATGCTGGCGATGGTGCGGCGCTGCTGAATGTGTTCGGCGGCAAAATCACCACTTATCGGCGGCTGGCGGAGGCCGCGCTGCGCAAACTTGCGCCGCATCTGCCGCAGGTCGGCTCACCCTGGACCGCGGGCGCGCCGTTGCCCGGTGGTAATTTCCCGGTCGATGCGGTGGCCCCGCTGACCCGGGCCTTGCAGGCCGATTATCCATTCCTGACCCCCGCTTGGGCGCGGCGGATGATGCGCGCCTACGGGCTGGAGGCGCGCGAAATCCTTGGCAAGGCGCGCGTGGCCGAGGATCTGGGGGAGCATTACGGGGGCACGCTGACGGAGGCGGAACTGTCATGGCTTATCCGGCGGGAATGGGCGCGCACCGCCGATGACGTGCTGTGGCGTCGTTCCAAACTGGGCCTGCGCCTGACGGATGCGGAAATCGACGCCCTGCATGCGCGCATGGCGCAAAGCGGCACTGCTCCGGTCTAG
- a CDS encoding DMT family transporter yields the protein MTPATAILFKLSSVTLLVGMLALIKASAGEVPTGEIVFFRSFFAMPVIIVWLISRKELSTGLKTVDPWGHLWRGLVGSAAMALNFMALGLLPLPEVTAISYATPIVVVIFAAMFLGETVRLFRLSAVVIGLVGVLVVLSPRLSSLSAGGLQAGGLGASETLGAVIALGAAVMAALAQVFIRKLTRTERTASIVFWFSVTASILSLTTLPFGWVIPSPGTAAMLIGSGICGGIGQILLTTAYRHADASVIAPFDYASMLLAVVLGYVVFSEVPTLQTLIGAGIVISAGALIIWREHRLGLEREKQRKAMSPSG from the coding sequence ATGACACCTGCCACCGCGATCCTGTTCAAACTTTCGTCCGTCACCCTGTTGGTGGGGATGCTGGCCTTGATCAAAGCATCGGCGGGCGAGGTGCCGACCGGCGAAATCGTGTTCTTCCGCTCGTTCTTTGCGATGCCGGTCATCATCGTCTGGCTCATCTCGCGCAAGGAGTTGAGCACCGGCCTCAAAACCGTTGATCCTTGGGGTCATCTGTGGCGGGGGCTGGTTGGCAGTGCGGCGATGGCGCTGAATTTCATGGCGCTGGGTCTGCTGCCTCTGCCCGAAGTGACGGCGATCAGCTATGCGACGCCCATCGTCGTTGTCATCTTCGCCGCGATGTTTCTGGGCGAAACCGTGCGCTTGTTCCGACTGTCTGCGGTGGTGATCGGGCTTGTGGGCGTGCTGGTCGTGCTGTCGCCGCGCCTGTCGAGCCTGAGCGCTGGCGGGTTGCAGGCCGGCGGGCTGGGCGCAAGCGAAACGCTGGGCGCGGTCATTGCGCTGGGGGCGGCGGTCATGGCGGCATTGGCGCAGGTTTTCATCCGGAAGCTGACGCGGACAGAGCGCACGGCTTCGATCGTGTTCTGGTTTTCGGTCACGGCCAGCATCCTGTCGCTGACGACCCTGCCGTTCGGCTGGGTGATCCCGTCGCCGGGCACTGCGGCGATGTTGATCGGCTCCGGCATCTGTGGCGGCATCGGCCAAATTTTGCTGACGACCGCCTATCGCCATGCCGATGCATCGGTGATCGCGCCGTTCGATTATGCCTCCATGCTGTTGGCCGTCGTGCTGGGATATGTGGTGTTTAGCGAGGTTCCGACCCTGCAAACATTGATCGGCGCGGGGATTGTCATTTCGGCCGGTGCGCTGATCATCTGGCGGGAGCATCGCTTGGGGCTGGAGCGCGAAAAACAGCGCAAGGCGATGTCGCCCAGCGGGTAG
- a CDS encoding aspartate-semialdehyde dehydrogenase, whose protein sequence is MGYKVVVAGATGNVGREMLNILAERQFPVDEIVALASRKSLGTEVSFGDKTLKTKDLDTFDFEGWDMALFAIGSDATKVYAPKAAAAGCVVIDNSSLYRYDPQVPLIVPEVNPDAIEGYREKMIIANPNCSTAQMVVALKPLHDRARIKRVVVSTYQSVSGSGKAAIDELWNQTKGMYVPGQEVAPSVYPKQIAFNVIPHIDVFLDDGSTKEEWKMVAETKKIVDTSIKVTATCVRVPVFVSHSESINIEFEEFLDEDEARDILREAPGIMVVDKREDGGYITPIEAVGDFATYISRIRQDSTIENGLNLWCVSDNLRKGAALNAVQIAELLGKRILKKG, encoded by the coding sequence ATGGGCTATAAGGTCGTTGTCGCGGGTGCCACGGGTAATGTGGGCCGCGAAATGCTCAACATCCTGGCCGAGCGCCAGTTTCCGGTAGATGAGATCGTCGCTCTGGCGAGCCGCAAGTCGCTGGGAACAGAGGTGAGCTTTGGCGACAAGACCCTCAAGACGAAGGATCTCGACACGTTCGACTTCGAAGGCTGGGACATGGCGCTGTTCGCCATCGGCTCCGACGCCACGAAAGTCTACGCGCCGAAGGCTGCTGCCGCTGGCTGCGTCGTGATCGATAACTCGTCGCTCTATCGCTATGATCCGCAGGTGCCGCTGATCGTGCCGGAAGTGAACCCGGACGCGATCGAGGGCTATCGCGAGAAAATGATCATCGCCAACCCCAACTGCTCCACCGCGCAGATGGTCGTCGCGCTGAAGCCGCTGCATGACCGCGCCCGGATCAAGCGCGTCGTCGTGTCCACCTATCAGTCGGTGTCCGGGTCCGGGAAAGCCGCGATTGATGAGCTGTGGAACCAGACCAAGGGCATGTATGTCCCCGGTCAGGAAGTCGCGCCGAGCGTCTACCCCAAGCAGATCGCGTTCAACGTGATCCCGCATATCGATGTCTTCCTCGATGACGGCTCCACCAAGGAAGAGTGGAAGATGGTCGCCGAGACCAAGAAGATCGTCGATACCTCGATCAAGGTCACCGCGACCTGTGTCCGCGTGCCGGTGTTCGTCAGCCACTCGGAATCGATCAATATCGAGTTCGAAGAGTTCCTCGACGAGGACGAAGCCCGCGACATCCTGCGCGAGGCTCCGGGCATCATGGTCGTCGATAAACGCGAAGATGGCGGCTACATCACCCCTATCGAAGCCGTCGGAGACTTTGCGACCTATATCAGCCGCATCCGGCAGGACAGCACCATCGAGAACGGTCTGAACCTGTGGTGCGTCAGCGACAACCTGCGCAAAGGCGCGGCGTTGAACGCTGTTCAGATCGCCGAGCTTTTGGGCAAACGCATTCTGAAGAAAGGCTGA
- the accD gene encoding acetyl-CoA carboxylase, carboxyltransferase subunit beta has product MNWISNFVRPKINSLFSRREVPENLWRKCPECGTMLFHRELTDNLNVCSNCDHHMVLTPRARFADLFDGGVFTEVKVPAPVADPLHFRDQKRYPDRLKAAQKNTGEPEAMLVAEGEMGRTPIVAAAQDFSFMAGSMGAYVGNAIIAAAERAVKLKRPLILFSAAGGARMQEGILSLMQMPRTTVAVEMLKEEGLPYIVVLTDPTTGGVTASYAMLGDVHIAEPNTLICFAGPRVIEQTIREKLPEGFQRAEYLLDHGMLDRVIHRKQMRDELIRIVRMLMGLPPAVAGDLPAPDEADAAALPPADSTAPADGGKATVAPEAKPAPGAATVAPADAKAPGKAQAAATTPPTKST; this is encoded by the coding sequence ATGAACTGGATTTCCAATTTCGTCCGGCCCAAGATTAACTCGCTTTTCTCGCGCCGTGAGGTGCCCGAGAACCTGTGGCGCAAGTGTCCCGAATGCGGCACGATGCTGTTTCACCGAGAATTGACGGACAATCTAAATGTCTGTTCCAACTGCGATCACCACATGGTGCTGACGCCCCGCGCGCGGTTTGCCGATCTGTTCGATGGCGGCGTGTTCACCGAGGTGAAAGTGCCCGCGCCGGTGGCCGATCCGCTGCATTTCCGCGATCAGAAGCGCTACCCGGATCGGCTTAAGGCCGCGCAGAAAAACACGGGCGAGCCTGAGGCCATGCTGGTGGCCGAGGGCGAGATGGGTCGCACGCCGATTGTCGCCGCGGCACAGGATTTTTCGTTCATGGCAGGCTCGATGGGGGCCTATGTCGGCAACGCCATCATCGCTGCCGCCGAACGCGCGGTGAAGCTGAAGCGCCCGCTGATCCTGTTTTCCGCCGCCGGTGGCGCGCGCATGCAGGAAGGGATCCTGTCGCTGATGCAGATGCCGCGCACCACGGTTGCGGTCGAGATGCTGAAGGAAGAAGGTCTGCCCTACATCGTGGTGCTGACCGATCCCACCACGGGCGGCGTCACCGCGTCCTACGCGATGCTGGGCGATGTCCATATCGCGGAGCCCAACACGCTGATCTGCTTTGCCGGACCGCGCGTGATCGAACAGACCATCCGTGAAAAGCTGCCCGAAGGCTTCCAGCGGGCGGAATACCTGCTCGATCACGGGATGCTGGACCGGGTTATTCACCGCAAACAGATGCGCGACGAACTGATCCGCATCGTGCGTATGCTGATGGGCCTGCCTCCTGCGGTCGCCGGTGATCTGCCAGCCCCGGATGAGGCAGACGCCGCCGCGCTGCCGCCCGCGGACAGCACCGCCCCCGCGGATGGTGGCAAAGCTACGGTCGCACCCGAAGCGAAGCCCGCACCGGGGGCCGCGACCGTCGCTCCCGCCGATGCGAAGGCGCCGGGCAAAGCACAGGCTGCCGCAACCACCCCTCCGACCAAATCGACCTGA
- a CDS encoding MarR family winged helix-turn-helix transcriptional regulator — protein sequence MPADGPAGGENLLFLTDEQLRKGIEAMFFAYRGFTADPDRILEAKGYGRAHHRAVHFIHRSPGTTVNNLLSILGVTKQSLNRVLRTLIEDGLVESKVGIRDKRERHLTLTESGLALEQQLSDAQRARMRDAYRKAGPDAVVGFRQVLEAMMDPEPRRRYMALRDGGQ from the coding sequence ATGCCGGCAGATGGTCCCGCCGGGGGTGAGAACCTCCTGTTCCTGACAGATGAGCAGCTCCGTAAGGGGATCGAGGCGATGTTTTTCGCCTATCGGGGCTTTACCGCTGATCCAGACCGCATTCTGGAGGCCAAGGGCTATGGCCGCGCGCATCATCGCGCCGTGCACTTCATTCATCGCTCGCCCGGCACCACCGTGAACAATCTGCTGTCGATCCTTGGCGTGACCAAGCAGTCGCTGAACCGCGTCCTGCGCACCCTGATCGAAGACGGTCTGGTCGAAAGTAAGGTGGGCATCCGCGATAAACGTGAACGCCACCTGACCCTGACCGAAAGCGGGCTGGCACTGGAACAGCAGTTAAGCGATGCGCAGCGCGCCCGCATGCGCGACGCCTATCGCAAGGCAGGTCCGGACGCGGTGGTGGGATTCCGTCAGGTGCTGGAGGCGATGATGGACCCTGAGCCCCGTCGCCGATACATGGCACTGCGTGACGGCGGACAATAG
- a CDS encoding response regulator — protein MTETLTTAERSPLATPDQVEAHLLIVDDDERIRALLQKFLVRHGFIVTTARDAAHARRLMQGLEFDLLVLDVMMPGEDGLSLTTDLRRRIATPILLLTARGDTDDRIAGLEAGADDYLAKPFEPKELLLRINAILRRVPVAVRPDGAPKVLHLGQVRYDVERGELWHGQDQIRLTATESALMRIFAASPAAPLSRQHLVEELGRDDGQAQERAVDVQITRLRRKIETDPKQPRYLQTVRGAGYMLAPD, from the coding sequence GTGACCGAGACCCTGACCACGGCTGAGCGCAGCCCGCTTGCGACACCCGACCAGGTCGAGGCGCATCTGCTGATCGTCGATGATGATGAGCGCATCCGGGCATTGCTGCAAAAATTCCTTGTCCGACATGGCTTTATCGTCACGACAGCTCGGGATGCCGCCCATGCACGGCGCCTGATGCAAGGGCTGGAGTTCGACCTGCTGGTGCTGGACGTCATGATGCCGGGGGAGGATGGGCTGAGCCTGACCACGGATCTGCGCCGCCGGATCGCCACCCCGATCCTGCTGCTGACCGCGCGGGGCGATACCGACGACCGTATCGCCGGTCTGGAGGCCGGGGCCGATGACTATCTGGCCAAACCGTTCGAGCCAAAGGAACTGCTGCTGCGGATCAATGCCATTCTGCGCCGTGTGCCCGTAGCGGTCCGTCCCGACGGCGCGCCAAAGGTGCTGCATCTGGGGCAGGTGCGCTATGATGTGGAGCGGGGGGAATTATGGCATGGGCAGGACCAGATCCGCCTGACCGCGACCGAAAGCGCGCTGATGCGCATCTTTGCCGCCAGCCCCGCCGCGCCCTTGAGCCGCCAGCATCTGGTCGAGGAACTGGGCCGCGATGACGGACAGGCGCAGGAGCGGGCGGTGGATGTGCAGATCACGCGCCTACGCCGCAAGATCGAAACCGACCCCAAGCAGCCGCGCTACCTGCAAACGGTGCGGGGCGCGGGCTATATGCTCGCGCCCGACTGA
- a CDS encoding branched-chain amino acid aminotransferase → MAGAYDDRDGRIWMDGKLIEWRDAQVHVLTHALHYASSVFEGERAYNGKIFKSVAHSERLRRSAELIDFEVPYSVQEIEDAKTAVLEANGLTDAYVRVLAWRGSGEDMGVASARNPVRMAVAAWEWGAYYGDAKMNGAKLAISKWKRPSPETIPSAAKAAGLYMICTMSKHDAEAKGCSDAMMLDYRGYVAEATGANIFFVKDGEVHTPKADCFLNGLTRQTVIAMLKEKGITVHERHIEPAELEGFEQCWLTGTAAEVTPVGQIGDYQFEVGALTRDVATSYEALVRA, encoded by the coding sequence ATGGCTGGTGCCTATGACGACCGCGACGGTCGTATCTGGATGGATGGCAAATTGATCGAATGGCGGGATGCACAGGTGCATGTCCTGACCCACGCGCTGCATTACGCCTCCTCCGTTTTCGAAGGCGAGCGCGCCTATAACGGTAAGATCTTCAAATCCGTTGCCCATTCCGAGCGCCTGCGCCGGTCCGCCGAACTGATCGATTTCGAAGTGCCCTATTCGGTGCAGGAAATCGAAGATGCCAAAACCGCAGTGTTGGAAGCCAACGGCCTGACCGACGCCTATGTCCGCGTGCTTGCATGGCGTGGTTCGGGCGAAGATATGGGTGTCGCGTCCGCGCGCAACCCGGTCCGCATGGCCGTGGCCGCATGGGAATGGGGCGCCTATTACGGCGACGCCAAGATGAACGGGGCGAAGCTGGCGATTTCCAAGTGGAAGCGCCCCTCTCCCGAAACCATCCCTTCGGCGGCCAAGGCGGCAGGTCTTTACATGATCTGCACCATGTCCAAGCACGACGCCGAAGCCAAAGGCTGCTCCGACGCGATGATGCTGGATTATCGCGGCTATGTGGCAGAAGCGACCGGCGCGAACATCTTCTTCGTGAAGGATGGCGAGGTGCACACGCCCAAGGCCGATTGTTTCCTCAACGGCCTGACCCGTCAGACCGTGATCGCGATGCTGAAAGAAAAAGGCATCACCGTGCATGAGCGCCATATCGAGCCCGCCGAACTGGAAGGCTTCGAACAGTGCTGGCTGACCGGTACCGCAGCCGAAGTCACGCCGGTGGGGCAGATCGGCGATTACCAGTTCGAGGTCGGCGCGCTGACCCGCGATGTCGCAACCTCCTACGAGGCGCTGGTCCGGGCCTGA